A part of Rhinatrema bivittatum chromosome 16, aRhiBiv1.1, whole genome shotgun sequence genomic DNA contains:
- the LOC115077349 gene encoding extracellular calcium-sensing receptor-like, translating to MASLLGVYKIPQISYGSSISELSDKIIFPSFFRTIPNDLIEDQAMALLLQYFGWSWVGILAEENDYGVSSLETEITRLGGCVAFLENILIPPSKEIVMRIVKTVKQSSAKVIVVYSHVSSVAPIFKAIAKENIQGKVWVGTTGFIITPDYFPDDTWQSLNGTLAIALHVKDIHGFKDFVYSIQPSTSKDDIFIKTFWEKAFSCTWQEDIHNQTQMTNISRGPSFCTGTEKVEHIDPALFDFNNLRYTYNAYLAVYAFAHALHNLLSCKADDGSLSTGSCGTFDKIHPQEVLQHLRHGRFVTGSGEEVFFDKNGDPPAIYDILNWQIFPNWTYQSITVGHFNFSAPQGERVTINESSIAWNSFFSKVPESVCSASCPPGFRKAAREGEPVCCFDCVPCADGEITNQTDAVDCQNCPDDQWSNKNRDSCISRIIEFLSYEDPLGSVLCAISILCSLVTTAILGIFIKYKDTPIVKANNRELSYLLLLSLVFCFLCSLLFIGRPTNVTCILQQTAFGVIFSLSVSCILAKTIIVVVAFNATKPNSALKKWVGTRIPSYLVPLFSVIQFILCLVWLGTAPPYSGANLEIAQKIIIQCSEGSIELFYGMLGYLGFLACVSFIVAFLARNLPGNFNEAKYITFSLLVFVSVWISFIPAYLSTRGKYMVAVEVFAILASSTGLLGCIFFPKVYIILLKPDRNTKDYLLGKTSVRSRTEFS from the exons ATGGCAAGTTTACTAGGTGTCTATAAGATTCCACAG ATCAGCTATGGATCCAGTATTTCAGAACTGAGTGACAAAATTATCTTCCCTTCCTTTTTCCGTACTATTCCCAATGACTTAATAGAAGACCAGGCCATGGCTCTCTTACTTCAATATTTTGGCTGGAGCTGGGTAGGAATACTTGCTGAAGAAAATGACTATGGTGTTAGCAGTCTAGAAACTGAAATCACAAGGCTTGGAGGATGTGTGGCCTTTTTAGAAAACATCCTCATTCCCCCATCCAAGGAAATAGTGATGAGGATTGTAAAAACTGTAAAACAGTCTTCCGCAAAAGTAATTGTTGTTTATTCACACGTGAGCAGTGTTGCCCCTATATTTAAGGCAATTGCTAAGGAGAATATCCAGGGTAAGGTCTGGGTTGGCACAACTGGGTTTATCATCACACCAGACTATTTTCCTGATGACACCTGGCAGTCACTGAATGGTACCCTGGCGATAGCTTTGCACGTCAAGGATATTCATGGATTCAAGGACTTTGTGTACAGCATCCAGCCTTCCACTTCTAAGGATGATATCTTCATTAAAACTTTCTGGGAGAAAGCATTTAGTTGTACATGGCAAGAAGATATCCACAATCAGACCCAGATGACCAATATCAGTAGAGGCCCTTCATTTTGCACAGGGACTGAGAAGGTAGAACACATAGACCCTGCTTTATTTGATTTCAACAATTTAAGATATACCTACAATGCATATCTAGCTGTGTATGCATTTGCACATGCCCTGCATAATCTACTTTCCTGTAAAGCTGATGATGGATCGTTGTCTACAGGATCATGTGGTACATTTGATAAAATCCATCCGCAAGAG GTTCTACAGCATCTCAGACATGGCCGTTTTGTCACTGGATCTGGTGAGGAGGTGTTTTTTGATAAGAACGGTGACCCTCCAGCCATTTATGACATTCTGAACTGGCAGATATTTCCAAATTGGACTTATCAGTCTATAACAGTCGGGCACTTCAATTTTTCAGCTCCACAAGGTGAACGGGTCACCATCAATGAGAGCTCCATTGCTTGGAATTCATTCTTTTCTAAG GTGCCAGAGTCAGTCTGCAGTGCCAGCTGCCCTCCCGGGTTCAGGAAAGCCGCAAGAGAGGGAGAGCCCGTCTGCTGCTTTGACTGCGTCCCCTGCGCTGATGGGGAGATCACCAATCAGACTG ATGCTGTTGACTGTCAGAATTGCCCGGATGATCAATGGTCAAATAAGAATCGTGATTCCTGCATTTCAAGAATTATTGAATTCCTGTCTTATGAAGACCCCCTTGGCTCTGTGCTCTGTGCTATCTCCATTCTCTGCTCTTTAGTCACCACTGCAATATTGGGCATTTTTATTAAATACAAGGATACTCCAATAGTCAAAGCCAACAACAGAGAGCTCAGTTATcttctcctcctatcccttgTGTTCTGCTTCTTGTGCTCCTTACTATTTATTGGACGTCCCACGAATGTGACATGTATCCTCCAGCAAACTGCTTTTGGGGTCATCTTCTCTCTGAGTGTCTCATGTATTTTGGCTAAAACCATCATAGTGGTGGTTGCTTTTAATGCCACAAAACCCAACAGTGCATTAAAGAAATGGGTTGGCACCAGAATTCCTTCTTACCTTGTCCCCTTGTTCTcagtaattcagtttattttatGTCTGGTTTGGTTGGGGACTGCTCCACCTTACTCAGGTGCTAACCTGGAAATAGCACAGAAAATCATAATACAGTGTTCTGAAGGGTCAATCGAGTTGTTTTATGGCATGCTGGGGTACCTGGGCTTCTTGGCCTGTGTCAGTTTCATTGTAGCCTTCCTGGCCCGAAATTTACCTGGTAACTTCAATGAGGCCAAATACATCACATTCAGTTTGCTGGTGTTTGTAAGTGTCTGGATCTCCTTTATCCCAGCCTACCTCAGCACAAGAGGGAAGTACATGGTGGCCGTGGAAGTTTTTGCTATTCTGGCTTCCAGCACTGGACTTCTTGGCTGTATATTTTTTCCAAAAGTTTACATCATCCTACTGAAACCAGACAGAAATACCAAAGACTATTTATTGGGGAAAACAAGTGTCAGGAGCAGAACTGAATTTAGTTGA